One Bufo gargarizans isolate SCDJY-AF-19 chromosome 4, ASM1485885v1, whole genome shotgun sequence DNA window includes the following coding sequences:
- the LOC122936282 gene encoding uncharacterized protein LOC122936282 → MSLDVTVKQTKTRWASCWDQFQREVSNKGRSGKSTSRKRPYIHTAQLQFLRPVMDLRPTVDSLDPSEESDSAGSETPCDFFSPATSPAPTPAEDPEESTLAQDPLPLASPPRIIQPQPRCRRQVPPSTTGQESREVIDAHVIDFLAQRRSDGVEEKMLRGLGPLMKQVNANEHHKCVPSLAVVLKMFSLPNHGDILEKLNSMKIDLENACQPQRPGPFQFQPQPTQVPSFTQHPQYGLPHGQMQGAGQPLYPGSLQTGPPQQAQGRPRSSFPAGSFTQDLLDL, encoded by the exons taaaacaaACTAAAACCCGCTGGGCCAGTTGCTGGGACCAATTCCAGCGGGAGGTCTCAAATAAAGGCCGTAGTGGAAAGAGTACCTCAAGGAAGCGGCCctacatacacactgcacagttgcAGTTTTTAAGACCTGTaatggatttgaggcc tactgtggacagtctggatcctTCTGAAGAATCTGACTCGGCTGGGAGTGAAACCCCCTGcgattttttttccccagcaaCCAGTCCAGCACCTACGCCGGCAGAGGACCCGGAGGAATCAACACTGGCCCAGGACCCCCTAccactggccagtccaccccGTATAATTCAGCCCCAGCCCAGATGtcgccgccaagtccctccctctaccACCGGGCAAGAGAGTCGTGAGGTCATTGACGCACATGTCATAGATTTTCTTGCCCAGAGGCGGAGTGATGGTGTGGAGGAGAAGATGCTAAGGGGACTAGGGCCCCTAATGAAGCAAGTAAATGCAAACGAGCATCACAAGTGCGTGCCTTCATTAGCAGTCGTCCTAAAAATGTTCTCATTACCAAATCATGGCGACATTCTCGAAAAATTGAATTCTATGAAGATTGATTTAGAGAATGCCTGCCAGCCCCAAAGACCCGGACCCTTTCAATTTCAACCACAACCCACCCAAGTGCCTTCTTTCACCCAACACCCCCAGTACGGCCTACCCCATGGCCAAATGCAAGGTGCgggtcagcccctttacccgggcaGTTTGCAAACTGGCCCACCACAGCAGGCCCAGGGAAGGCCACGGTCCTCTTTTCCAGCGGGGTCCTTTACTCAAGACCTTCTGgatttgtga